CATCTCCACGTTTATAGTCACTTCAAGTAATAAGTAGTCAGCAGGAAAATTGAAGTCTTTTACAAGCAAGTCAGATTCCATGTACGCCCTTTTAGCTCTCACACGTAACCACGCTGCGCTCTAATCAAATTTCTTTGATAACTCACCAATCTCTCATACACTACGGCAACAATGCTAAAGACTAGCATCTCATCCGCGAGTCAATAGCCAGATGCGATTCCCACTTTTGCCCGCTGCCATCGCAACAAGTTTGCCAAAAAGAGTAAAATAGTGAAACAAGAGGCGCAGCTAAGCTCACCTTCGCTCCACAACGCCATCGATCCAATAGCAGAGCTAAGCAGTCGTCAACATCACTAACAATGAGACAGCTCCAGAGATGAAACTCGACCCCAGAATCCGGTGTGCTGGCATTTCCGGAACGGTTTCATTCATAGTAAATGTCAAAACTCTAAAATGATAAGAGGTGCTGTGATTGTATGCCGAATAACCGCCTTGAGACGACCGGTAGAACGCTCAAACACTTTGTGAGATGAGCGGGCGCTGCACTGTAACAATAGAGCCAAAGTTAATAAATTCCAAATCGACGAAATAATAATCATTTAGCACAAGATAACCATGTCTCCATGGGCAGATGATTTCTCTCTGAGAATGAGACCCCTTCCAATGTTTGCCCAGAGTTTAAACATCTCCACTATGCGAGCTGTAATTTCTACAACTCCACAAAGCATCCATTTTACACCATGCTTATGTCTAACCGTGAAATATTGAGATTCCGAAATAGGAAGCAGGTGCGCTTTCGAAATTGAATATATGAAGGTATACACGATGACATCTGAAACAGCTGGGCAGCGAAACTAGACCAATACTGAAAAGTGCTGACCTCTCTTGGTATCCTGTAACAGGCAAAGTATCAGACGATCAAAAAGACAACCGAAGGATTGTCGACAATCATAGGAGGCATCGGACTCGTAATTGCGCCATCAGCCTTGTTAGGCTGATAGCTTGTGAGACACGATTGCCTAGCTATCAGTTTTGAATAGACAGGCAAAAGGTGCATCAAACTGACATTAGCTGCCCTGCTGCATCTTACTATTTCAGTCACCCTGCTAAAATTTCGGAAAGACTACCAATTCCACAGCAACACAGAATTTGTCTTGTCATGCAGCTTTGCCCAGGCTCCGTATTACTACATAGAATGCTGCTAAAATTGGACACAAATGCAGTAACTCGTCTATAGCCCACATGGCCTGGTCTTGGCCACCAAAATAGTTCGGCGGTGGAGCAAGCGCGGCTTGGAAATAGGATCGAGGCTTTGTttagaagagagagaaaaaataaaCACTTAGCGACCGAACAGAAGGTTCAAAAGTCCAGGATGCGCCGAATCTCTGACTGTTTTTCAACTCTCAAACACTGGCTCCTTATCAGCAGAGACCACGGCCATTTCAACAGCGAGGCAGATTACTTATTGTTTCCAGTATCGTCTTCAACCAACAGCTCAAATTTCTGCGTACAGCATGCAGGGGGCACTGCCCTAGCCATGTAATCAGCCAGGGTCGATACTACGGGCCGTTTCCAGGTCTATTCCACGTGGagttgctgctggcgttTCGAGTACAGTAGCACTCATCATCAGTGCAGAATTTTTCTATTTACTGGCAAGGATTAAGACAAGCCAGCGGTATCCGTACTCCACAAAGCGCAAACAAGAcgaacaaaaagaagaatcacGAACGGGCAACTACATGAATTATTAAAGATATGGTATCAAGCACAGTGTCCAACACGAACTGCACACAAAAACTGTAAAGTCGTAGAAATCGTAATAATAAACCCCCCAACTCCTCTCCAATCGCCCATATCGAattgttcttttttccccgGTTGTATTCGGCAATCAAGCTGGCAGTTCCATGGGATCATCCGGGGTATGTTTCTTTACTGATTCGAACTCGGTCGAACCAGGGACTTCATGGACGGGTAGGACATCGTCTGGACTGTGTGGTGTTGAGGGATGATGCACCAGAGGAGTTGCCGATGTCTTTGGCTCAACAGGAGTGTAGTCCATCTCGTGAATGCCCGTGTCCCTGCGTCCTCTCCGTCTGcggaggaaaaagaaggccaagatgccGATGGCGGCTGCACCACCCAAAGAGCCACCCACGGCGCCACCAATGACGCCCCCGTTCGATTTGCTGCCACTTGATGCTGGAGTTGTTTCGGCTGGTGGTGAAGTAGAAGTAGAAGTGGGAGTGGATGTTCCCGTTCCTGTTCCAGTGCCAGAGCCAGTGTTTGTGGGAGATGAGGAAGGTGTTGTTGACGTCGACATTGTCGTCGGGggtgctgttgttgagctCGTGCTAGACGTAGACCTTTGAGCTACACCTATGGTTGTGAGTGCCGTCGGAGTGCCTGTCAATAGCTGTCAGTCATGACACGATTCACTCATCTTGATTAAAGGCAAAAAGCTTGAGTAAAGAGCATCGCATCATCTCATACCTGGAAAGAATACCACAGCGTTTGAGTCACTGCAGGGATCTTCACTCTGCGACAAGTCGATATTTTGGGCGTTGATGCACCAGTACACATCCTGCTTTGTGTTTGTGCATTTCTCCATGCCCTCGCCACCACCAACATTGTCCACGTCGGGAGTTCCGCAAAACGACGGGCAAGAAGAGCTCCTAAAGGTCTTGTCGGTGCAACTTCCACGCACAAACTCGCTGGCACCGGGCTTTTGAAGCTCGTCTCCTGTAGCCTGGCAGATGCCATTGGACAAGCACGCATAGCCAGTACCGCAGCAGACGGAATTGTCTGTGCTATCGGTACACGGGACATCGCCAGGAGCAGGAGTGCCGTCGGGGTAGTAGCAGAGGGCGTTGGCCCGGGCAgccaagatgatgagcaGAGCTAGAGAGcgcatcttctttctttttttctgaagACGACAGTGTTTCCACACTGTAAAGATGAACAAAGTGGTTATGAAATGACAATCCTCCTATTGAGTGTCTCCAATAGCATGCTGAGCCCAGCCCAGACAATGGAAGATGAGTGGGAAcaaacagcaacaacaaggaATCGACTATGCccaaagagaggaagaggaagaagatcagaagggaaaagaaggagaaagcGAAGTAGAAGACGGGGAGATGAAGCTACTGCATAATATGGACAGTCATACGAGTGAGAGATGCAGCGGAATGggaaacagcagcagcactatGCGATAAGCTGAGGATCCCCCATCTCGTCTACTCCATGCTCCGTCGGCTTGCTAGCAATGCTACATGCTACATGGACTATTCTATTTGCTGTCCATGGCACTCGCACTCCTGAAGAAAGAGCCTCACTCACTGGACGCAATTAGACGGCATGGGTTCGTCTTACTATAAGTGGACTTGGCCCAGAGGCGGGTTGGGATATGTTACAAGACAACACAGACTCAGCCAATGGCAAGTTTGCAAGGGGTGTCTAGGGCCACAGGCTGAGTTGATGGGATTGGCGAGTTTATAGCTATGGTTGAAAATGTTGTCAGGGATGGCGAGCCTTGGTGCGGCCCTTTGCCTAACAAGGCGTCTTAAACGCATAGGGCTCTATTTAAAGCACCGCAACCTCGTGATGGGATTGTTGCTGGCACCCACAATCCGCTCCGTACCAACATGCTGTACATGCAGACTGAGCTCAGCCCTCTGCTCTGTTCCGTACCAATCAATGGAGCAGCAATACGACATGCCGGTACTCGGAGATACTCGTAGAATACAAATCCAGTGCAGGGGGGATGAAGCTACTACGAGACCCGCGACAattgaagctgccaagagGCGGCTGGGGAGACCAGAGCTAAATACTAGCAGCGAGTAAAGCGGATTGCAGGTAGACGAAGTAGACGAGGGTACATGGATGGACGCAGCTCGCGTTTAACTTCGTGGTTCCGTAAATCCGTAGGACCGTCTCTAGACTCTCCGTCCCATGTGCCCGATCCTGGAGGATCATAGACTGGAACCGGACATTGATTTTAGCACCATGGAAGTAAGTGAGCCCAACGCCCAACTCCTAGTAAATCCCGGGCCGTCTGAAAACTCCATACAGTACCCGTAATATGGACTCCATACAAACACCGCCACTCCAGCATGCTGGGACAACTCGCGGTCAGTGCATCGAGTGCAAACAAAGAATGAAATACTAATCAGGCTGCACGTCCCTGCGGTAATTGAGACTGAAATTGAAACATTGGAAATCAATTGAGTCCAGTGACAAAGAGGGCTGCACTGATGATCCTACTGTACAATGCCCAGCAGGCAGCTATTTACGGATACTATGGACATACTGTACTAACTAACATGAAGCGCCTATCCTATCATTCCAGGAGCGCGGCTGGCTGCTGATGTACATTGACGTCAACGCTTGTCCTTTGTCTGTAAGGGGGCTTCACATGGAACCTCCAATTCTTTGTCTCATTCAACAATCCCTTTCACCACCATCTGCCCCTCGCCTTGAATCCCGTCCAAACATCAACTAGCTAActaatcaatcaatcacttAATCAACTCTCATtaatcaaatcatcaattcgccgtcatcatcatcaacatcgccatcaaaTGTCGTAACGCCCACGATAATTAACGATGCTGCCCATCGTCCGAGTCAGAGGCTACGCCTGGGTCGCTCTCATCgccaccctcctcctcatctaCTTCTGGAGCTCCTCGTCTGTCTCCCCATCGCCTCCCCCAGTTCCAAACTGGCGCACTCCTAAATACAACTCCTACTTCTGGAAGACCCTCCCGGTACACTATCCGCCAAAGTCAATCCGCCCGCTGCCAACCACATCCCCGGTCAAGTATCCCAAGATCCAGACGTCATTCGCCAAGGAGTCGCCAACCGCGCGCAAGACTCGCCAAGCTCGCCAGCTCGCCGTGAAAGACGTCTTTTCCAAATGCTGGGCCTCGTACAAGGAGCACGCATGGACCGCGGACGAGTTGGCGCCCGTCTCGGGGGGCAAGAAGAATCCCTTTGGCGGCTGGGCCGCTACGCTGGTGGATTCGCTCGACACCCTCTGGATCATGGGCATGAAGCCCGAGTTTGACGACGCCGTGACTGCCGCCCACGCCATTGACTTTACCAAAACCGCCCTCGACGAGGTCAACGTCTTTGAAACCAACATTCGCTACCTGGGCGGCTTCCTATCCGCATACGACCTCAGCGGCGACTCCCGCCTGCTGgacaaggccgtcgaggtCGGCGAGATGCTCTACAAGGCTTTCGACACGCCCAACCGCATGCCCATCACCAGGTGGGACATCCACGCCGCCATGGACggcaagaagcaggaggCCCATCCCAGCGTGCTGGTAGCCGAAATCGGCAGCCTGTCCATGGAATTCACGCGCCTGTCCCTCATCACGCGCGACCCCAAGTGGTTCGATGCCGTGCAGCGCATCATGGACGGCATGGCGGCCCAGCAGAAATCGACGGCGCTGCCGGGGCTCTGGCCGCTTGTCGTCAGCGCGCAGAGCGAGATTTACAACGTCGGCGATGCGTTTACCATGGGCGCCATGGCGGACAGCGTCTACGAGTATCTGCCCAAGATGTCGGCCTTGATCGGGGGCCAGCTGCCCATCTACCAGGAGATGTACGAGCTCGCAGCCACAACAGCGACCAAGCACAACCTGTTCCGACCCATGACGCCAAAGAACGACGACATTCTCATCTCGGGCACGGTAAAGGCAGATAAGGGCACCGTCGTCAGTCTTGATCCCCAAGGCCAGCACCTGGTGTGCTTCCTCGGCGGCCTGATGGCCCTCGGAGGCAAAATGTTCAACCGCCCCCAGGACGTATCCGCAGCCACCAAGCTCGTCGACGGCTGCATCTGGACATACAAGGCCCTCCCGCACGGCATCATGCCCGAAACATTCCACATGCTGCCCTGcccctccgcctccgcctcctgtCAGTGGGACGAGGCCgcctggaagaaggaagtCCTCCGCCGCGCCAGCGACCCGGGCTCCTCCACCgccgacgacatcatcaagcgAGACCGCCTCCCTCCGGGCTTCACCTCCATCCCCGACCGCCGCTACATCCTCCGCCCGGAGGCCATCGAGAGCGTCTTCGTGCTCTACCGCGCCACGGGCCGCCCCGACCTCGTCGAGTCCGCGTGGGACATGTTCACCGCAGTCAACTCCACGACGAGCACCGCGCTCGCAAACTCCGCCGTCTGGGATGTTACACTTCCTAGTGACCAGCTGCCTGACCGGTCGGATTCGATGGAGTCGTTTTGGCTGGGCGAGACGCTCAAGTACTTCTACCTCGTGTTTAGTGAGCCGAATACGATTAACTTGGATGAATACGTGTTTAATACAGAGGCGCATCCGTTTAAGAGGCTTATACGGTGAAGCAACTGAGTTGAACTGaactttttactttttgtATTACTGAAtgcttgtttcttctcatacatgtacttggaGCATACATATGTAGGGAGGTATCTATATGGCTTGAAAGCTAGGGCATCTTTTGGGTATCGTTTGACTTgaaaaggtttttttttttttttttcggaTATGGGGGAAAATAGGGTGGCACATAACAGAGCTATacaagagaagggaaggcCTTATCACAGTTTTGCCGTTAGGACAGCAAGGTAGTTAACTGTGTTGGTTGAatacataaaaaaaaaaaaactgaacATCTGTATTCAAGAAACTGGCGAACACATAACAGAGTTCATACAAATTCAGGAGAAAGGGAAATCCTTGTCATAGTTTTGCCTTTAGGACAACAAGGTAGTTGTGTTGGTTGAATACCTTACATACAAAAAAGCTGCTGTGTTGGTTGAATACACGCAAAAGCTTTACATATATCTCTACGCCCATTTCAACGCCACCCCCTCCCCGTCACGAGTTAGGTCTCAAAGGTTGACTAAAGAATATCttgatttgatttttttttgcaaATAGAGTTTTACTCTTTCTCGTATCGTGTGGAGTTGATCTATCAAGATTTGACAGATCGACATTGAGGCGCATAGTTCAAGATTTTCTCATCAAAGCCAACGTTGGGATCTGCAAGCCCCTTCACAAGCACATACCAACAGAATAGTTACGACATTGGATGTACAGAGTACTCACTGCGACTCATCAGAAGCATTAATGTAATAGATACACAAAACAAATCACTCACACCAAGACCGAAAGAACAAAAGATTTTAAAATCCGTAATTTCTCATTTCATCTACCCATAGTATAAAGTAGAGAGCTCTGCAACCCGCAGTAGCATTCAGTTAAAAAATATCTGCAAGACGAAATAAAAGGCCTCCAAAGTGCCAATGTTTCCCCCAAAAAATAATACTAGCGAAAGCGTAGAAAATAAAGTGACAAGACTCCCAGCCATGTCCAATCATGCCACCcagacaaaaacaaaaaaaaaatgataaATAAACAGGCAAATAGTAAAACGCCATTGTTTCCGACCCCAAACTTGTACGTGTCTGCGCTAAAAACCATGCGCAAAGAAACATGAAACCCAGTAAATTTTTGTTCAGTAATCATCATCGTATGTTGATCCGTTTCTCAGGAGTCAAGTCTTCGGGACAAAGGGAATAAAAGTTGTCAAAAAAGGAAATCCAAAAGATCCAAGAGAAAGTAAGGTGTAAGAACACGGATTAATACAAGGGGCAGATCTAAGCCGAAGATCAAAGGGGGTAGCGATGAGTTTTAAGGTGTCCAATGATGCTGGTGTGGTGTGTTCATGTCATCGTCGGATGCTACCGCAAAGTGTTGAAATTTATCTCGCCCGTCATCGCATTCATATTATGGAAATGCTGAGGCTGGCCTTGCATTGCGAAGCTGTTCTGTCGCTGTCCCGGCTGCCGCATATCCATCATATTGCCCATGTGATGCGCCggctgcagcggctgcatGTTCTGAGCTGCCATGCCCATGTGTGACTGGCCCATCGGGTCATGCATATGATTAGGCGGTGGCTGATTGAtatgttgatgctgatggtgctggtgttgggcttgatgttgatgctgttgggGTGGAGGAGGGTGGTTTCCAATTGGActcatcaccatctcggACATTGGCGTAACAGCGTAGCCGTTGATGTTGTGAGGATACTCCATAGTAGGAGACATCATTGGAGGAGAGCCAACGAAGGAGCTGGGCATCTCCGAAGCCTGGCGCGGTACAGGCGGGGTCTGGCCTTGGTTCGAGTTGCTATGGGAATCAGGAGTGCCTCcattcatctccatgacGTACTTCTTTTCGTACTCTTCAACAGAAAACTTGCGGTCGTAGTCGGTCTCCATCATTTGGATCTGCGCAGGCTGAGCCATGCCGGCATTGCCAAATCCGTCAAAGATGTCAACTTGGGCCATGGCAATCGTCTCGGGGACATTCTGGAGCATGGGGTTAACCAGACGAGGAAGAACCTCGCTGACTTTGCTCATGAGGAGTGGCAGGAAGCGGTAGTCGCCGTTTCTTGAGGCGCTGACAATGTTGATGATCTGAGCAAGGTGCTCATGAGGCCCTTGGGCAAAGGGGTCTCGGGAAGCAGGCTGCATAGCCAGGTACTCTGTCATTGAGTAAGCACACTCGATGAGTTTCTCGAGAAGCCCAGAGGTCAGGAGCTCCATGCCCTGGCCGGGGAAGTGCgaggccatcttcaagagCAGCTCCCTAGACATGGTGCCAGGGAACTGGTAGGAGATGGAGTCCTCGCCACCAGCAACGACGCCGTTGCTTAGCTGCCAGACCATGTTCTTTAGCCACTGCTGGTTCGTGTGAACATCATTCCACGAAGGGTCCTGGCAGAGAGCGCGCTGGACCGTGTCATTTAGTAGCTTCTGCAGGCTGACAATGGActgagatgggagatggcTCCGCGCCTTGTTCCACATGCTGGTAAAGGCGTCGTCGAATGGTCGGAAGAGGTTCAC
Above is a genomic segment from Trichoderma breve strain T069 chromosome 6, whole genome shotgun sequence containing:
- a CDS encoding glycosyl hydrolase family 47 domain-containing protein, with protein sequence MLPIVRVRGYAWVALIATLLLIYFWSSSSVSPSPPPVPNWRTPKYNSYFWKTLPVHYPPKSIRPLPTTSPVKYPKIQTSFAKESPTARKTRQARQLAVKDVFSKCWASYKEHAWTADELAPVSGGKKNPFGGWAATLVDSLDTLWIMGMKPEFDDAVTAAHAIDFTKTALDEVNVFETNIRYLGGFLSAYDLSGDSRLLDKAVEVGEMLYKAFDTPNRMPITRWDIHAAMDGKKQEAHPSVLVAEIGSLSMEFTRLSLITRDPKWFDAVQRIMDGMAAQQKSTALPGLWPLVVSAQSEIYNVGDAFTMGAMADSVYEYLPKMSALIGGQLPIYQEMYELAATTATKHNLFRPMTPKNDDILISGTVKADKGTVVSLDPQGQHLVCFLGGLMALGGKMFNRPQDVSAATKLVDGCIWTYKALPHGIMPETFHMLPCPSASASCQWDEAAWKKEVLRRASDPGSSTADDIIKRDRLPPGFTSIPDRRYILRPEAIESVFVLYRATGRPDLVESAWDMFTAVNSTTSTALANSAVWDVTLPSDQLPDRSDSMESFWLGETLKYFYLVFSEPNTINLDEYVFNTEAHPFKRLIR
- a CDS encoding fungal zn(2)-Cys(6) binuclear cluster domain-containing protein, which translates into the protein MTQAVKRACDACHRRKVKCDGINPCRNCSSAQLSCTYNAIPQKKGPKGSRAKVISELRETQRQTSLAAKIHGRINGGPNAPPASNLAPTPGMLTSELVKECSQFFFDHMNAQAPILDRRQVEQQILYMEQNRDAYCLMASMCAFVMLQPGMTIPSSDPYNLDVIPGANIVSCQLLLEETLRVRKGYEYLEQITINSLATNFFLFGCYYGQEMHEKAWYYLREATTMIQMVGMNKEEYYMQLDVAEAARMRRIYWLFFVIERAYAIQRQRPLTLQATINLPTLGDDPTDPLAHQLNGFILLVNLFRPFDDAFTSMWNKARSHLPSQSIVSLQKLLNDTVQRALCQDPSWNDVHTNQQWLKNMVWQLSNGVVAGGEDSISYQFPGTMSRELLLKMASHFPGQGMELLTSGLLEKLIECAYSMTEYLAMQPASRDPFAQGPHEHLAQIINIVSASRNGDYRFLPLLMSKVSEVLPRLVNPMLQNVPETIAMAQVDIFDGFGNAGMAQPAQIQMMETDYDRKFSVEEYEKNNSNQGQTPPVPRQASEMPSSFVGSPPMMSPTMEYPHNINGYAVTPMSEMVMSPIGNHPPPPQQHQHQAQHQHHQHQHINQPPPNHMHDPMGQSHMGMAAQNMQPLQPAHHMGNMMDMRQPGQRQNSFAMQGQPQHFHNMNAMTGEINFNTLR